TCCATCTTTTATTAAAGACGAAATGAACATTTGGAATGCTAAGGAAAATCCAGCCTTACACTATTCAGAATCCAAACAATTTCTAGCACTGAAAGACCATAAAGTAGTTGGAAGAATTGCTGTTATTATTAATCATAAGGAAGAGAAAGAATTAGGGATAAAAAAGGTACGTTTCGGATGGATAGATTTCATAGATGATCAAGAAGTTTCTAAAGCTTTAATTCAACTTGCTGTTGATTATGCTAAAGAACATGGCATAGATCAGATTGAAGGCCCTATGGGATTCACGAATCTTGATAAGGCAGGAATGCTTACCATGGGGTTTGATAAACTGGCAACCATGATTGGAATTTACAATCATGAATATTATCCAAAACATCTTGAAAATCTTGGATTAACTAAGGAAAAAGAATGGGTAGAATACGAAATGAATTTCCCTAAAGTCCTTCCTGAAAAAGTAGAAAAATTCAGTGGATTAATTGCACAAAAGTACAAACTCAAGGTTCTTAAATTTAAATCTAAGGATGAAATTCTTCCTTACGTAGAGCCTATGTTTCAACTTTTAGATGAAACCTATAAACACCTTTCCACTTATACTCCAATTTCAGAAGAACAGATCAAAACATATAAAGAAAAATACTTCCCTTTTATTGATAAAAACTATGTAATCTGTGTGGTAGACGAAAACCAGCAGCTGGTTTCTTTCGCCATCACGATGCCTTCTTATTCAAAAGCTTTACAAAAATCTAAAGGAAAATTATTTCCGTTTGGATGGTGGCATTTCTTACAAGCCGGAAAAAAGAATGATCGTGCTAATTTTTACCTGATCGGAATTCATCCTGAGTATCAAAGACGTGGCGTAACAGCCATTATCTTTAAAGAAATTTTTGTGCGTTTTACAAGTATGGGAATTAATTTTGCTGAAACCAATCCTGAGCTGGAAGAAAACAAAAGTGTTCAGCTTTTATGGCAGGACTACAACCCTGTGAATCATAAAAGAAGAAGAACGTACTCGATGAATATAAATGATAAATAATTGAGGACAATATCATGTTCTCACTCTAACACTCTCCCACCTTCAAACCCCTTCACCTCATGAAGCCACAACTTATCATTTTCGCTGCTTTAATTGCAGGATTTATTGCGTATAACTTCTTTTTCCAATCGCAGGATGGGAGAACAAATACAGTGATCAATATCGTTTTTGCGAGTGTTCTTTTTGGATATATTGCATTTATGGCTTACGCTCTTCTTAAAAAAATGAAGAAATAATTCGTTATTTTTATTGATTCTAAATTGTAGGTTTTCTCTATTTTCACCCTACTTTTAAGCTGATAAATTTCATGCTTTCTTGTTTATTCGTTAAATTTGCAAATTGAGATAATAATGCAAAAATGAATTTACCTGAAAGTTATATTCCAATACTAATCCAAGCAGGTGTAGCAGTAGGATTTGTCGCTGTTTCATTGCTTGGTGCACATTTCTTAGGACCAAAACAGAAAAAAGGAGATTCTGTAAAAAATCAAAGCTGGGAATGTGGAGTTCCTAGTGAAGGAAATGCTAGAACACCGTTTTCAATTAAATATTTCCTGACTGCGGTATTGTTTGTACTATTCGATATTGAAATCGTATTCTTTTATCCTTATGCGGTAAACTTCAGAGAATTCGGTATGGAAGGATTCCTAGCTGTGCTTACGTTCGTTGCGATTTTCTTCGTAGCGTTTTTCTATGTATGGAAACGTGGAGCACTAGATTGGGATAAATAAATTTTAACATTAAAAGATTGAATTTATTTAAGTAATTTAAAGATTGCTAAGGTTTTATTTTTTAATCTTTAAATATTTTAATCTTTAAATATTTACTAAAAATGTCAGATAAAAAACCAGTAATAAGAACAGATGCACCTGCTCCCGAAGGATATGAAGGAGAAGGGTTTTTCGCAACAAAACTGAGCAGTGTAATCGGGATGGCAAGAAAGTTTTCACTTTGGCCATTGCCATTTGCTACCTCTTGTTGTGGTATTGAGTTTATGGCTACCCTAAACCCTACTTATGACGCTTCAAGATTTGGTATGGAAAGAAACTCTTTCTCTCCAAGACAAGCGGACATGCTAATGGTTTGCGGAACTATATCAAAAAAATTAGGACCAGTCCTAAAAGAAGTATATACTCAGATGGCTGAGCCAAAATGGGTAGTCGCTGTTGGAGCTTGTGCTTCCAGTGGTGGTATTTTCGATACCTATTCCGTTCTTCAGGGAATTGATAAAATTATTCCGGTAGACGTTTATGTTCCTGGATGTCCTCCAAGACCTGAACAGATCATTGAAGGAGTAATGCAGGTACAAGCTCTTGCAGAAAGCGAAAGCATCAGAAGAAGGGATATGCCTGAATATCAAAAATTATTAGATTCTTACAACATAAGCAACTAAACGGAATGACAAACGAATTTGTATTAGAAGCAATCACCAGAGAATTTCCGGAATCTGTCATTTCAAGTTCAGAGCCTTATGGAATGTTAACGATTGAAGTGAAGAAAGAAGATATTAAGAAGATTATTCACTATCTTAAAGATTCATCACTGGAATTTAATTTCCTTACAGATATCTGCGGAATCCATTATCCTGAATTCCCGGAAAAGGAAATAGGTGTTGTATATCATTTACATAATATGATGGCCAATTTCAGATTACGTCTGAAGATCTTTATGTCCAGAGAAAATATCGAAGTAGACTCTCTTACTGACTTATATGCCGGTGCTAACTGGATGGAAAGAGAAACCTATGACTTTTATGGGATCAAATTTAAAGGACACCCGGATCTTAGACCTATTTTGAATATGGAAGATCTTGGATACCACCCAATGTTGAAGGAATATCGCCTTGAAGATGGTACAAGAACCGACAAGAACGATAACATGTTTGGAAGATAAAAATAATGCAATAAGCAATAAGCAGTAAGTGATAAGCTTAAAGCCTATAGCCTATAGCCTAAAGCATTTAAATTATGAAAGATAACTCATTATCTAATATACTAAACCAGTACGAAAGTAAGGAACAGATTGACGGACAATTATACACCCTCAATTTAGGACCTACTCACCCTGCTACTCACGGGATTTTCCAGAATATCTTAACGATGGACGGAGAAAGAATCCTTCATGCTGAGCAAACGGTAGGATATATCCACAGAGCATTTGAGAAAATTTCTGAAAGAAGAAACTACTCTCAGATCACTACCCTTACTGACCGTATGAATTACTGTTCTGCCCCGATCAACAATTTGGGTTGGCACATGACAGTAGAAAAGCTGATCGGCGTTGAAGTTCCAAAACGTGTAGACTATATGCGTGTTATCCTAATGGAATTAGCAAGAATCGGTGACCACCTGATTTGTAACGGGGTAACCGGGATGGACTCAGGAGCAATTACAGGTCTTACTTATATGTTCATCGAAAGAGAGCGTATTTATGATATGTATGAGCAGATCTGTGGGGCAAGGATGACTACCAATATGGGAAGAATTGGAGGATTCGAAAGAGATTCACTCCTAAGTTCCATGAGTTATTACAAGATTTCTTAAAAACTTTCCCAGCAAGATTTAAAGAATTCGGTACTTTATTAGAAAGAAACAGAATTTTCATGGACAGAACCATCGGTACAGGAGCAATCTCTGCCGAAAGAGCATTAAGCTACGGCTTTACAGGTCCAAACCTACGTGCAGCAGGAGTAGATTACGATGTGAGAGTTGCACAGCCTTATTCATCATACGAAGATTTCGACTTCATTATTCCTGTAGGAACATCAGGAGATACTTACGACCGTTCATGGTTCGTCAACAAGAAATCTGGGAATCACTTAAAATTATCAAACAAGCATACGAAAATCTTCCGGAAGGACCATTCCACGCGGATGTTCCTGATTTCTATCTTCCTGAAAAGGCAGATGTGTATCAAAAAATGGAAGCATTGATCTACCACTTCAAAATTGTAATGGGAGAAACTGATGTACCGAAAGGGGAAGTTTACCATGCTGTAGAAGGTGGAAACGGAGAATTAGGTTTCTATCTTGTGAGTGATGGAGGAAGAAGCCCTTACAGACTTCATTTCAGAAGACCATGTTTCATCTACTATCAGGCCTATCCTGAAATGATTACAGGTTCTGTAATTTCAGATGCCATTGTAACGATGTGTAGTATGAATATTATTGCGGGAGAATTAGACGCATAAAAAAAGAAGAAGTAAGACATCAGATTTCAGATGTTAGACTCTTCGCTTTGTATATAAATTTAAAATCTGATGTCTGAAATCTGGCATCTGAAATCTTAGATAAAAAATGAGCGAAACAATAGCTTTTAAACCGGAAAGTTTAGCACAGGTACACAAAATTATCGCAAGATATCCTGAAGGAAGACAAAAATCTGCTCTTCTTCCTGTACTTCACTTGGCACAGAAAGAATTCGGAGGATGGTTAGATGTTCCTGTTATGGATTATGTTGCCGGACTATTAAGTATCAAACCAATCGAAGTATATGAAGTAGCTACTTTCTATACAATGTTCAACATGAAGCCTGTAGGTAAATATGTTTTAGAGGTTTGCAGAACAGGACCGTGTATGGTTTGTGGAAGCGAGAAGATCCTTGACCATATCAGAACGAAACTGAATATTAAGGATGGTGAAACTACTGAAGACGGTATGTTCACATTAAAGCCTGCTGAATGTCTTGGAGCATGTGGATATGCACCAATGTTACAGCTTGGAAAATTCTTTCATGAAAATTTAACGATAGAAAAAGTAGATGAAATCCTTGATCTTTGCAGACAGGGACAAGTTGCTTTAGACTAAATAAATTTTAACAAATTAAAAATAGCATAAGTTAGAAGCCAAAAGCCAATAGCTGACCGCTAAAAGCATAATATACAATGAGTAAAAAACTTTTACTTAAAGACGCACATATAGAAGGTATCCGCTACTTTGAAACTTACCGTAAACAAGGAGGTTATACAGCAGCTGAAAAAGCCTTGAAAATGACTCCTGACGAAATTCTTGAAGAAGTAAAAGCTTCAGGATTAAGAGGCCGTGGTGGAGCTGGATTCCCAACGGGCATGAAATGGAGCTTTTTAGCAAAACCAGAAGGCGTTCCAAGACACCTTGTGGTAAATGCGGATGAATCTGAGCCTGGAACATTCAAGGACAGATATCTGATGGAGTTCCTTCCTCACCTATTGATTGAAGGAATGCTAATTTCATCTTACTGTTTAGGTTCAAATGTTTCTTATATCTATATCCGTGGAGAATATTCATGGATTCCTGATATCCTTGAAGAAGCTATTGAAGAAGCTAAAGCAGCAGGATTTAGGTAAAAATATTTTAGGAACCGGTTTCGACTGTGAAATCTATGTACAGAGAGGTGGTGGAGCTTATATTTGCGGTGAAGAAACTGCATTGCTTGAATCCCTTGAAGGAAAAAGAGGTAATCCAAGATTAAAACCACCATTCCCGGCTGTAAAAGGTCTTTGGGAAAGACCAACAGTGGTAAACAATGTTGAGTCTATTGCAGCCATCGTTCCAATCATTGATATTACAGGTGCTGAGTATGCTAAAATCGGTGTAGGAAGATCTACAGGTACGAAATTGATTTCAGCTTGTGGAAACATCAACAAACCGGGTGTATACGAAATTGATATGACCATTACTGTAGAAGAATTCATCTATTCTGATGAGTATTGTGGTGGTATTAAAGACGGAAAAAGATTAAAGGCTTGTATTCCTGGAGGAAGTTCTGTTCCAATTGTTCCAGCTAATCTATTGCTGAGAACCGTGAACGGAGAGCCAAGATATATGAACTATGAATCATTAGCAGATGGTGGCTTTGCTACCGGAACAATGATGGGTTCAGGAGGATTCATCGTTTTAGACGAAGACCAGTGTATTGTAGATCACACAATGACTTTAGCCAGATTTTATCACCATGAAAGTTGTGGACAATGTACACCTTGCCGTGAAGGAACAGGATGGATGCATAAAATCTTAAAGAAAATTGAAAAAGGAGAAGGAAAAATGGAAGATATCGATCTACTTTGGGATATCCAGAGAAAAATCGAAGGAAACACGATCTGTCCATTGGGAGATGCAGCAGCTTGGCCTGTTGCAGCAGCAATTCGTCACTTCAGAGATGAATTTGAGTGGCACGTGAAAAACCCTGAGTTATCTCAGACCCAAAATTATGGATTGGCACATTATGCAGATCCTATCCCGGCTGTTGAAAAGAATGCATAGTTGAAATGAAAAAGATATTGGTTGTCGGCTTAATGATGTCGAGTTTTGTTTTCGGACAGAAAAAAGATTCTTTACTGGTAGAAAATAATGCAGACCTGTTTAAAACTCCTGTTTCCAAGAAACCGGAACCTTTAAGCAAAAAAGGTCAGATGTTTGCTTTTTATGGATGGAACAGAGCAGCATTTAGTAATTCTGATATTCGTTTTAAAGGAAATGGATATGATTTTCAACTGAATAATGTAACTGCTCAGGATAGACCTACCAAATTTGGACTTGTTTATTTTGATCCAAGTTGGTTTACTGTGACCCAGTATAATTTCAGAATAGGATATTTTATTAAAGATAATTTAGCGCTTGTTTTAGGGATTGATCACATGAAATATGTGATGGATCAGGATCAAACCGTTAACTTTAAAGGACATATCTCAGATCCTGAATATGCAGCCATGGTACAGAACGGGCAAGTAAACCTTGCAGATGAAAAGTTCCTTACTTTTGAACATACAGATGGGCTTAACTATGAAAACTTAGGTCTTGAAAAATATCAGAGTATTATCAACAAGAAAAATGTTGATTTGGTTTGGTCTTATGGAGCCGGTATCGGATTTATGTTCCCAAAAAGTAATGTAAAACTTTTTGGAAATGAAAGAAGCGACCGTTTCCACGTTGCGGGTATGGGGACTGATGTAAGAGCCAGTCTTAACTTAGTACTTTGGGATCATGTAATGGTAAGAGTAGAAGGAAAAGCCGGTTATATCAATATGTGGGACATTAAAACTACATTGAATAACAAGCCAGACAAAGCGCAGCAGGATTTTGTTTTCGGACAAGTGATGGCTGGAATTGGATATACATTTAATACAAAGAAATATAAATAACAAAGCCTATTGCTTAACGCATAAAGCTTAAAGCATACAATATGAGCGAAGAAGTTAAAAAATTCAAAATAACTATAGACGGACAGACTGCTGAAGTTTTGCCTGGTACTTCTATTTTGGAAGCTGCAAGACAAATCGGAGGTAAATCTGTACCTCCTGCGATGTGTTACTACAGCAAATTAGAAACCAGTGGCGGAAGATGCAGAACTTGTCTTGTAGAAGTTTCTAAAGGATCTGAAGCAGATCCACGTCCTATGCCGAAATTGGTAGCAAGCTGCAGAACAAACGTAATGGACGGTATGGAAGTTAAAAACCTTACTTCTGAGAAAGCTCAGGAAGGAAGAAAAGCGGTAACCGAATTCTTATTGGTTAATCACCCGCTAGACTGTCCTGTTTGTGATCAGGCTGGTGAATGTCATCTTCAGGATCTTGGATATGAGCACGGAAACCTTGAAACTAGAACAGAATTCGAAAGAAATACTTACGAAGCTGATGATCTGGGACCGAACATCAAACTGAACATGAACCGTTGTATTCTTTGTGCAAGATGTGTATTAGCTGCCAACCAACTAACAGGTGAAAGAGAGCACGGTATTCTTTTCAGAGGAGATCATGCTGAAATTTCTACCTATTTAAATAAAGCTTTGGATAATGACTTCATTGGAAATGTTATCGACGTTTGTCCTGTAGGAGCATTAACAGACAGAACATCCCGTTTTGCAAGCAGAGTGTGGTTCACAAAACCAATGAACGCTTCTTGTAAATGTGATAAATGTTCAGGAAAAACGGTAGTTTGGATGAAAGGTGATGAAATCGTAAGAGTAACTGCAAGAAAAGACCAGTGGGGTGAAGTTGAAGAATTCATCTGTGATACATGTCGTTTCGAAAGAAAAGCATTGTCAGACTGGAACATCGAAGGTCCTAGACATATCGACAGACACTCTGTAATTTCACTTAATCATTACCAGAAGCCAAAAGACGAATTGATAATGATTGATAATCCTGATGCGAAGGAAATCAGTGAAAAAGACGAAAAATAATTTTAATAAAGACAATTAGATCTCAGACACAAGACATCAGACTTAACCTCATATCTAGTATCTGACATCTCACATCTAAAAATCTTTAAAACAAAAATGGATTTACTTACATTTAAACTTATACTTGTACTAGCACTTTTCCTGCTTTCTTTAACGATTGCAGCCTACTCTACCTGGGCAGAAAGAAAAGTAGCCTCTATCATGCAGGATAGAATTGGGCCTAACAGAGCTGGGCCTTTCGGATTATTGCAACCTCTTGCTGATGGTGGTAAATTCTTCTTTAAGGAAGACTTTACTCCTGCCAATGCTGAAAAATTTCTTTTCGTATTGGGTCCAGCTTTAGTAATGTTTATTTCATTAATCACGGGGGCAGTTATTCCTTGGGGTAAAAGTTTAAATATTGCAGGTACTTCTTTTGATCTTCAGGTGGCTAACATTGACGTTGGTGTACTTTTCATCATCGGAATGGCTTCCATTGGTGTTTATGGAATCATGATCGGAGGTTGGGCTTCGAACAACAAATATTCATTACTAGGTGCTATTCGTGCCTCTTCTCAGATGATTTCTTATGAATTGGCAATGGGACTGGCGCTTCTTTCTATCATTATGATGTCTGGAAGCTTAGATTTGAAAGTAATTACTGAAAGCCAAACTACTGGAAAATTATGGGGAATCATTCCTTGGGTTTCTGGTATGAACTGGAATATTTTCTATCAGCCAATTGCTTTCCTTGTATTTTTTGTAGCAGCTTTAGCCGAAACAAACAGACACCCGTTCGATTTACCTGAATGTGAATCTGAATTGGTAACAGGATACTCTACAGAATACTCTTCCATGAAATTAGGTTTATATATGTTCGGTGAATACGTGAACATGTTTATTTCTAATGCTTTCATGGTTGTTCTTTTCTTCGGAGGTTATAATTATCCTGGTATTGAATGGGTAACTCAGAACTGGGGAGAAAACGTTGCAGGAATCTTAAGTATCGTTGCATTCTTAACGAAGACTGTCATCGGAATCTTGATCTTCATGTGGATCAGATGGACACTTCCAAGATTCAGATATGACCAATTAATGCACTTAGGATGGAAAACATTAATCCCGATGGCATTGGTAAACCTATTAATTACAGGAGCTGTAATTTTAGCGTTTGCAAACTAAGAAAATTTGAAAATGAGCTGATTTGAAAATTTGATAATGAAATCAAAGTTTTATCTTTAGCCTATCATATTCAATCATCAATATTAAATAATTAAGATAGCAGACAAGATTAGTCTAAAATCTGGTGTCTAACATCTAATATCTATAATTAAATGAAACTTACAAACAGATCAAAAGTTGTTTCCAATAAGGAAATGACCCTTGCTGAAAAAATCTACTTGCCTGCGATCTTTACAGGGATGGGGATTACATTTAAGCATGCTGTAAGAACCGTGATAAAGGGTGCTCCCGCAGTATATTCGTATCCGGAAGTACAGAAACCAAGAACTACCATCTGGAGAGGTCAGCACGTTTTGAAAAGAGACGAGGAAGGCAGAGAAAGATGTACTGCTTGCGGACTTTGTGCGGTAGCTTGTCCTGCAGAAGCCATTACGATGACTGCTGCTGAAAGAACTAAAGAGGAAAAAGGACTTTACAGAGAAGAAAAATACGCTTCAGTATATGAAATCAATATGCTAAGATGTATTTTCTGTGGAATGTGTGAAGAGGCTTGTCCTAAATCGGCCATTTATCTTACCGATAGATTGGTAGACGTAGAAACCAACAGAGGTTCTTTCATTTACGGAAAAGATAAATTAGTTGAAAAAATAAATGAAAGGATTGACATCACGACAAGACAATCCGAGAAACAAAAAAATGCGGTAAAATAATGGATCAGTTTTTATTTTTCTTGGTGGCGTTTTTAGCAGTGTCAAGTGCGGTGTATTTCGTATTTGCAAAAAATCCTTTATATGCTATTTTGTCATTAATTGTTACGATGTTTTCAATTGCCGGAATGTACATTCTTTTGAATGCTCAATTCTTAGCAATTATCCAGATCATAGTGTACGCAGGTGCCATCATGGTACTTTTCCTTTACATCCTTATGATGCTTAACCTTAATAAAGCAGACGAAAGTAAGAAGGGTAATACTTTAAAATTTATTGGAGTTTTTACGGCAGGTCTTCTTTTAGTTGGAGTTTTAGGGGTATTCAGAGGAGTTCAGCAAAACCATATTGTAGTAGAGAATGTAGACAGAAGTGTTGGTCTTACTAAAAATCTGGGTAGACTTTTGTTTAATGAATATGTTTTACCGTTTGAGCTTGCTTCTATCCTGATTTTAGCAGGTATTGTAGGCGCGGTATTAATCGGTAAAAAAGATTTATAAAATTATGGGAGAAGTAAATACATTTATACAAAGCATCCCTTTGGACTACTTCATTATCCTTTGTTCAGTATTGTTCTGCTTAGGAGTGATGGGAGTATTGCTTAGAAAAAATGCTATTGTGATTCTAGGCTGTGTAGAGCTTATGCTTAACTCTGTAAACCTTTTATTGGCTGCTTTTTCAGCATACAAAGGGAATGGAGACGGACAGCTTTTAGTGTTCTTCATTATGGTGGTTGCAGCTGCTGAAGTAGCGGTAGGTCTGGCAATTATTGCTATGCTGTATAGAAATACCCGTTCTGTAGATGTTAGTATATTTAATAAATTAAGAGGATAAGAATGGAGAATTTAGTATATGCAATAGTACTTTTACCACTTTTAGGGTTTCTTATAAACGGTTTATTCGGAAAAAATCTTCCAAAAATAGTGGTGGGTTCTTTGGCTACGGCAATGGTTTTCGGATCATTCTGTATCGCTGTAAGTCTTTTCATGAATTTCAATTCTGAAAGCCAGCCTGTAATCGTAAAAGCTTTTGAATGGTTTAGAGTAAATGGTATTCAAATCAATTTTGGGTTCCAAATCGATCAGCTATCTTTAATGATGGTCATGATCATCACGGGTATCGGTTCACTGATCCACTTATACTCTATCGGATATATGAGTCATGACAAAGGATTCTATAAGTTCTTTACTTATCTGAATCTTTTCATCTTCTCTATGTTACTTTTAGTAATGGGAAGCAACTACCTTATCTTGTTCATTGGATGGGAAGGTGTAGGTCTTTGTTCTTACCTATTGATCGGATTCTGGTATACCAACGAAGAATACGGTAAAGCGGCAAGAAAAGCTTTCATCATGAACAGAATTGGTGACCTTGCGTTATTGATCGGTATCTTCATGATCGCTGCTCAGACCAATGCTGTAGATTATCTTTCTGTAGCAGAAAACGCTTCAAAATTTGAATTAGACGGAACAGTGATTATCTTTATCACAGCGAGTTTATTCATCGGTGCTACCGGTAAATCGGCTCAGGTTCCATTATATACATGGTTACCGGATGCGATGGCTGGACCAACTCCTGTTTCTGCGTTAATTCACGCAGCAACGATGGTAACAGCGGGTATCTACTTAGTAGTAAGATCCAACTTCTTATTTACTTTAGCCCCTACGGTACAAGGAGGAATTTTATTCATCGGATTCTTAACTGCAGCTTTAGCAGGGTTCTATGCACTACGTCAGAACGACATCAAAAAAGTATTGGCATACTCTACTGTTTCACAACTTGGGTTTATGTTCATCGCTTTAGGTCTTGGAGCGTATACAACAGCTATGTTCCACGTAATGACACACGCTTTCTTTAAAGCTTTATTATTCTTAGGTGCAGGTTCTGTAATCCACGCTATGAGCAACGAGCAGGATATGCGTTTCATGGGAGGTCTTAAAAAATATATTCCTCTTACCCACGCTACATTCCTGATCGGAACATTAGCCATTTCAGGTTTCCCTTTATTATCAGGGATGATCTCTAAAGACGAAATTTTAGTAGCAGCTTTCGCTAAAAATCCTATTTATTGGGTAATCTTATTTGTTTTAGCGGCAATGACTGCAACGTATATGTTCAGACTATATTACCTGACTTTCCATGGAGAGTTCAGAGGTACTGAAGAGCAAAAACACCACTTACATGAAAGCCCTACTAATATGACATTACCATTGATCGTATTGGCTATCCTTTCTGTTGTTGGAGGTTTCATCAACTTGCCACACTTCATCGGTCACGGACACTATGCTAAATTGATGGAATGGTTAAAGCCTGTTCTTACGGAACAAAGCTACAGCCAGATGGAAGCTACTCTTTCAGGAGTACCTTTTAACACTGAAATGATCTTATTAGCAGCGACAGTATTAATGTTCTTCTCTGTATGGTTTATCGTAAGAAATACCTACGTGAAAAAGAAAAAAATGGCTGTGGCAGAAGAAAGCTATACCGGATGGGAAAAGCTTTCTGCTAAAAAACTATATGTAGACGAACTTTACAACGCATTGATTGTAAAAACTGTTGAAGGATTAGGACGCGGAGGAAAGATGTTTGATAAGGGTATCTTAGACCGTTTTGTAAACTTTGTAGGTGATGGTGCTGAAGACAGCGGTAAAGCTATGAAGCGTGTACAAAACGGAAATGTAGAGACGTATATTCTTATCATGTCTTTAGCTGTGGGAATTATATTAATTGTTAACTTTTTATTACAATAATAATGTCTTGTTTATTATTAACATTATTACTATTACCTCTAGTAGGTTCGGGATTAGTTTTTGCATGGAAGAGTAATTCCAGCAAATATTTGGCACTAGGAATTGCATTGGTACAAATGCTCCTTACGTTCTATATACTTTCGGATTTTGATTTTACTCCGACAGTAGACAGCGTATTGCAGCATGAGATCAATTATCCGTGGTCACAATTTATGAAGGGCTCTCTTCACTTCGGTATCGATGGAATGAGCATGCTTCTTTTATTGCTGACTAACATCTTAGCGCCAATCATCATTTTATCTTCTTTCAATGAAAGTGTAAACTACAGAAATACATTCTACGGATTGATTCTGTTGATGCAATTCGGTCTTGTAGGAGTATTTACTTCTTTAGACGGATTATTGTTCTACATTTTTTGGGAAGTAACTTTGATTCCAATTTGGTTTATTGCCGGACTTTGGGGACAAGAGAATAAAAGGTTCGAATTCACTACGAAATTCTTCGTATATACATTCGTTGGATCTTTATTTATGTTAGCCGGATTGATCTATGTGTACAACCATTCTGCATCATTCGCTTTAACAGATCTATACAATGCGCAACTTAACGAAGTACAGCAGACTGTGGTATTCTGGTTCATTTTCTTTGCTTTTGCAGTGAAATTACCGGTATTCCCTTTTCATACCTGGCAGCCTGATACCTATACCTACTCTCCTACTCAAGGATCGATGTTATTATCAGGGATCATGCTTAAGATGGCAGTGTATGGGGT
This is a stretch of genomic DNA from Chryseobacterium tructae. It encodes these proteins:
- a CDS encoding complex I subunit 4 family protein gives rise to the protein MSCLLLTLLLLPLVGSGLVFAWKSNSSKYLALGIALVQMLLTFYILSDFDFTPTVDSVLQHEINYPWSQFMKGSLHFGIDGMSMLLLLLTNILAPIIILSSFNESVNYRNTFYGLILLMQFGLVGVFTSLDGLLFYIFWEVTLIPIWFIAGLWGQENKRFEFTTKFFVYTFVGSLFMLAGLIYVYNHSASFALTDLYNAQLNEVQQTVVFWFIFFAFAVKLPVFPFHTWQPDTYTYSPTQGSMLLSGIMLKMAVYGVMRYLLPITPLPIAGISGQIVIILAIVGIVHGALIAIIQTDMKRIIAYSSFSHVGLMVAGIFASAVVTLRGTFNVEGAEGALVQTFAHGINVVGLFYCCDILYKRFKSRDIRQMGGLAKVAPKFAVLFLIIILGSMGVPLTNGFIGEFILLKAVYDFNGTAAVIAGLTVILCAVYLLRFYGKAMFGEGNAEVLSTAKDLSGVEFSVLASLAVFVILLGIFPQPVIEMVSSSVKFIYTAMAN
- the nuoL gene encoding NADH-quinone oxidoreductase subunit L; this translates as MENLVYAIVLLPLLGFLINGLFGKNLPKIVVGSLATAMVFGSFCIAVSLFMNFNSESQPVIVKAFEWFRVNGIQINFGFQIDQLSLMMVMIITGIGSLIHLYSIGYMSHDKGFYKFFTYLNLFIFSMLLLVMGSNYLILFIGWEGVGLCSYLLIGFWYTNEEYGKAARKAFIMNRIGDLALLIGIFMIAAQTNAVDYLSVAENASKFELDGTVIIFITASLFIGATGKSAQVPLYTWLPDAMAGPTPVSALIHAATMVTAGIYLVVRSNFLFTLAPTVQGGILFIGFLTAALAGFYALRQNDIKKVLAYSTVSQLGFMFIALGLGAYTTAMFHVMTHAFFKALLFLGAGSVIHAMSNEQDMRFMGGLKKYIPLTHATFLIGTLAISGFPLLSGMISKDEILVAAFAKNPIYWVILFVLAAMTATYMFRLYYLTFHGEFRGTEEQKHHLHESPTNMTLPLIVLAILSVVGGFINLPHFIGHGHYAKLMEWLKPVLTEQSYSQMEATLSGVPFNTEMILLAATVLMFFSVWFIVRNTYVKKKKMAVAEESYTGWEKLSAKKLYVDELYNALIVKTVEGLGRGGKMFDKGILDRFVNFVGDGAEDSGKAMKRVQNGNVETYILIMSLAVGIILIVNFLLQ
- the nuoK gene encoding NADH-quinone oxidoreductase subunit NuoK — its product is MGEVNTFIQSIPLDYFIILCSVLFCLGVMGVLLRKNAIVILGCVELMLNSVNLLLAAFSAYKGNGDGQLLVFFIMVVAAAEVAVGLAIIAMLYRNTRSVDVSIFNKLRG
- a CDS encoding NADH-quinone oxidoreductase subunit J family protein, whose translation is MDQFLFFLVAFLAVSSAVYFVFAKNPLYAILSLIVTMFSIAGMYILLNAQFLAIIQIIVYAGAIMVLFLYILMMLNLNKADESKKGNTLKFIGVFTAGLLLVGVLGVFRGVQQNHIVVENVDRSVGLTKNLGRLLFNEYVLPFELASILILAGIVGAVLIGKKDL